The following proteins are co-located in the Spinactinospora alkalitolerans genome:
- a CDS encoding glycosyltransferase family 4 protein — protein MKIVFLIGNGYGMGGTIRTVFNLAGGLATRHDVEIISLVQHRRTPFFALPPGVRMHALAPTRAWAERPKAGLLDRYRESRRSPVVPKPEKLDVFNLRTEHALRGCLRRGDADVVVATRPGLNLLLARYAPERLLSIGQEHVHLGNHKHDIADAIARLYPRLDGMTVLTAADRAAYERLLPTEPGWITTMPNALPPGDHPRSDLDNPIIAAAGRLSPIKQYPKLLEAFAAAAKAHPQWRLRIYGGGGVENDLKTRIAAMGLSNQVTIMGRTKDLTGELAKASMVVVSSRAEGFGMTIIEAFSVGVPVVSFDCPHGPREIITHERDGLLVPPQDVGALAEGMRRLMADGDERRAMGAAALASARRYGITEILDRWEDFIADRLTAKAQRRR, from the coding sequence GTGAAGATCGTCTTTCTCATTGGCAACGGCTACGGCATGGGCGGCACCATCCGCACCGTGTTCAACCTGGCGGGCGGGTTGGCCACCCGCCATGATGTGGAGATCATCAGCCTCGTGCAGCACCGCCGCACCCCGTTCTTCGCGCTACCGCCCGGCGTGCGGATGCACGCGCTCGCCCCGACCCGGGCATGGGCCGAGCGGCCCAAGGCAGGCCTGCTCGACCGCTACAGGGAGAGCCGCCGCAGCCCCGTTGTCCCCAAGCCCGAGAAGTTGGACGTGTTCAACCTGCGGACCGAGCATGCGCTGCGCGGTTGTCTGCGCCGCGGCGACGCCGACGTGGTGGTCGCCACCCGCCCCGGGTTGAACCTGCTGCTCGCCCGTTACGCTCCCGAACGGCTGCTGAGCATCGGTCAGGAGCACGTGCACCTGGGCAACCACAAGCACGACATCGCCGACGCCATCGCGCGCCTGTATCCGCGACTGGACGGTATGACCGTGCTCACCGCCGCCGACCGCGCGGCCTACGAGCGGCTCCTGCCGACCGAACCGGGGTGGATCACCACCATGCCCAACGCCCTCCCGCCGGGCGACCATCCGCGGTCCGACCTGGACAACCCCATCATCGCCGCGGCCGGCCGCCTCTCGCCCATCAAGCAGTACCCCAAACTGCTGGAGGCGTTCGCCGCGGCCGCGAAGGCCCACCCGCAGTGGCGCCTGCGCATCTACGGGGGCGGGGGCGTGGAGAACGACCTCAAGACCAGGATCGCCGCGATGGGTCTGAGCAACCAGGTCACCATCATGGGACGCACCAAGGATCTCACCGGGGAGCTGGCCAAGGCGTCCATGGTCGTGGTGAGCTCCCGCGCCGAAGGGTTCGGGATGACCATCATCGAGGCGTTCTCGGTGGGCGTGCCGGTCGTGAGCTTCGACTGTCCGCACGGCCCCCGCGAGATCATCACGCACGAGCGCGACGGCCTCCTGGTGCCGCCCCAGGACGTGGGCGCTCTGGCTGAAGGCATGCGCCGCCTCATGGCCGACGGCGACGAGCGCCGCGCGATGGGCGCCGCCGCGCTGGCCTCCGCACGCCGTTACGGCATCACCGAGATCCTGGACCGGTGGGAGGACTTCATCGCCGACCGCCTCACGGCCAAGGCCCAACGCAGACGGTGA
- a CDS encoding MFS transporter, whose translation MAPASSDTLGTDTSLAVLQRRPLTTVAVSQILDGAGLAAGVTVGALLAQDMLGTSSLSGLPAALFTLGSAAAAFLVGRISQRLGRRTGLVLGYAAGAAGGAGVVAAAVGPQTRARTQGAVDVCVALAGVSGGILSGMVVAARGFAALSIGGGLLALAILPFVAWSARRRAAA comes from the coding sequence ATGGCCCCCGCTTCTTCGGACACCCTCGGCACGGACACCTCCCTCGCCGTGCTGCAGCGCCGCCCCTTGACCACCGTGGCCGTCTCCCAGATCCTGGACGGCGCCGGCCTGGCGGCCGGAGTGACCGTCGGCGCGCTGCTGGCCCAGGACATGCTCGGCACCAGTAGCCTGTCCGGGCTGCCCGCCGCCCTGTTCACACTTGGATCGGCCGCCGCCGCGTTCCTGGTGGGGCGGATCTCCCAACGCCTGGGGCGGCGCACCGGACTCGTCCTCGGCTACGCCGCCGGGGCTGCGGGCGGCGCCGGGGTGGTCGCCGCCGCCGTAGGACCGCAGACCCGGGCGCGCACCCAGGGCGCGGTGGACGTGTGCGTGGCCCTGGCCGGGGTGAGCGGCGGAATCCTCAGCGGCATGGTGGTCGCCGCCAGGGGCTTCGCCGCGCTGTCCATCGGCGGCGGCCTCCTTGCGCTGGCGATTCTCCCCTTCGTCGCCTGGAGCGCCCGCCGCCGTGCTGCAGCGTGA
- a CDS encoding ArsR/SmtB family transcription factor → MWGEFARVGKALGSGTRLQMLDLLAQGERSVDSLAETMGLGVSTASAHLQTLKRARLMRTRREKNHVFYALAGDDVAALLSLVQKVAGTHLAEVERAWRHFAGPGQGEVEQVDRAELMARAEEGGALVLDVRPEAEFAAGHIPGALSIPVEELARRLEELPADIDIVAYCRGDYCVMAVDAVRVLRASGRRAYRLNEGLLEWRASGHPVHTAHA, encoded by the coding sequence TTGTGGGGGGAGTTCGCCCGGGTCGGCAAGGCGCTGGGCAGCGGGACCCGGCTGCAGATGCTCGACCTGCTCGCCCAGGGCGAGCGCTCGGTGGATTCGCTGGCCGAAACGATGGGCCTGGGCGTCTCCACCGCCTCGGCGCACCTGCAGACCCTCAAACGCGCCCGGTTGATGCGCACCCGCCGCGAGAAGAACCACGTCTTCTACGCCTTGGCCGGTGACGACGTCGCCGCTCTGCTGTCGCTGGTGCAAAAGGTCGCCGGCACCCACCTGGCCGAGGTCGAGCGGGCCTGGCGCCACTTCGCCGGCCCCGGGCAGGGCGAGGTGGAGCAGGTCGACCGCGCCGAACTAATGGCCCGCGCCGAAGAGGGCGGCGCGCTGGTGCTGGACGTGCGACCGGAAGCGGAGTTCGCCGCGGGCCACATTCCCGGCGCGCTGTCGATCCCGGTGGAAGAGCTGGCCCGGCGCCTTGAGGAGCTGCCCGCCGACATCGACATCGTGGCCTACTGCCGCGGCGATTACTGCGTGATGGCCGTCGACGCGGTCCGCGTCCTGCGCGCCAGCGGCCGCCGCGCCTACCGGCTGAACGAAGGACTGCTGGAGTGGCGCGCCTCCGGACATCCCGTCCACACCGCGCACGCATAA
- a CDS encoding ArsR/SmtB family transcription factor gives MLTIATDIDALARFGRALADPIRCRILLTLRGAPAHPADLAEALGISRTRLSNHLACLRDCGLVVAVPVGRRVRYELADARLGHALDDLRSAVLAVETDKSCAETEEKGCC, from the coding sequence ATGCTGACGATCGCCACCGATATCGACGCGCTCGCCCGGTTCGGGCGGGCGCTGGCCGACCCGATCCGCTGCCGCATCCTGCTGACGCTGCGCGGGGCGCCCGCCCACCCGGCCGATCTGGCCGAGGCGCTGGGTATCAGCCGGACCCGGTTGTCCAACCACCTGGCGTGCCTGCGCGACTGCGGCCTGGTGGTGGCCGTGCCGGTGGGCCGGCGAGTGCGCTACGAGCTGGCCGACGCGCGATTGGGCCACGCCCTGGACGACCTGCGCTCCGCCGTTCTGGCGGTGGAGACCGACAAGTCGTGTGCGGAGACCGAGGAGAAGGGCTGCTGCTGA
- a CDS encoding cation transporter, translating to MAFRITSRPSEGRRAVLTRRVRLFVAATITYNIIEAVVAITAGTIASSAALIGFGLDSVIEVSSAAAVAWQFSAREAAARRARERRALRVIAVSFFVLAAYVAFEAVRSLIGAGEAETSVPGIVLAAVSVVVMPFLSLAQRRAGRELGSSSAVADSKQTLLCSYLSAALLVGLLANALLGWAWADPIVALLIAAMAVKEGREAWRGDACCAPAGIAMAAEPTDEGDGCGCGPGCSCCEGG from the coding sequence ATGGCCTTCCGGATCACCTCGCGCCCGAGCGAGGGGCGGCGGGCGGTGCTGACGCGGCGCGTCCGCCTGTTCGTGGCCGCCACCATCACCTACAACATCATCGAGGCCGTGGTGGCGATCACCGCGGGCACGATCGCCTCCTCGGCCGCACTGATCGGCTTCGGGCTGGACTCGGTCATCGAGGTGTCCTCGGCGGCGGCGGTGGCCTGGCAGTTCTCCGCCCGCGAGGCCGCGGCGCGCCGGGCGCGCGAACGCCGGGCGCTGCGCGTCATCGCCGTGTCCTTCTTCGTCCTGGCCGCCTACGTCGCCTTCGAGGCGGTGCGGTCCCTGATCGGCGCGGGCGAGGCCGAGACCTCGGTGCCCGGGATCGTGCTGGCCGCGGTGTCGGTGGTCGTCATGCCGTTCCTGTCATTGGCGCAGCGCCGCGCCGGCCGCGAACTCGGGTCGTCCTCGGCCGTGGCCGACTCCAAGCAGACCCTGCTGTGCAGCTACCTTTCCGCCGCCCTGCTGGTGGGCCTGCTGGCCAATGCTCTGCTGGGGTGGGCGTGGGCCGATCCGATCGTGGCCCTGCTCATCGCCGCGATGGCCGTCAAGGAAGGCCGCGAGGCCTGGCGCGGGGACGCCTGCTGCGCCCCGGCCGGTATCGCCATGGCCGCCGAGCCTACGGACGAGGGCGACGGGTGCGGATGCGGGCCCGGCTGCTCCTGCTGCGAGGGCGGCTGA
- a CDS encoding SDR family oxidoreductase: MQKAPTGMVVAVTGGAQGIGREIARQLARAGAHVAIGDRDLDAAKATAQQLPGDVAAFHLDVTDTASFTAFIRAVDERWGMIDVLVNNAGVMWVGPFEAEPDTAAQRQVDVNLLGVIRGVKLAAPAMRERGRGQIITIASGASKLAPAGEATYAATKHAVYGYLNAVRTELHGSGVQLSLILPGVVDTELAAGTVTGPVRRLVPADVAHAVLAVIKRPRFEISLPARMGLVARLAALLPDRARFRLLRAVVPNQVAAVTDKAVRQAYENRAVTEIDRSSQ; the protein is encoded by the coding sequence GTGCAGAAAGCGCCAACCGGGATGGTCGTCGCGGTAACCGGCGGTGCTCAGGGCATCGGGCGCGAGATCGCCCGGCAACTGGCGAGAGCGGGCGCCCACGTCGCCATCGGAGACCGTGACCTCGATGCGGCGAAAGCCACCGCGCAGCAGCTGCCCGGCGATGTCGCCGCGTTCCACCTCGACGTCACCGACACCGCATCGTTCACCGCGTTCATCCGGGCGGTCGATGAGCGATGGGGCATGATCGACGTGCTGGTCAACAATGCGGGCGTGATGTGGGTCGGCCCGTTCGAGGCCGAGCCGGACACTGCCGCGCAGCGCCAGGTGGACGTCAACCTGCTCGGGGTCATCCGCGGCGTGAAACTCGCGGCACCGGCCATGCGTGAACGCGGTCGCGGCCAGATCATCACCATTGCCTCCGGCGCGTCGAAACTCGCGCCCGCGGGTGAAGCCACCTATGCGGCCACAAAACACGCCGTGTACGGCTATCTCAACGCCGTCCGCACCGAACTCCACGGCAGCGGAGTCCAGCTTTCACTGATCCTGCCCGGGGTCGTCGACACCGAGCTTGCCGCCGGCACCGTCACGGGTCCGGTACGCAGGCTCGTCCCCGCAGACGTGGCACACGCCGTGCTGGCGGTCATCAAGCGGCCGCGTTTCGAGATCAGCCTGCCTGCCCGCATGGGTCTCGTCGCTCGCCTCGCAGCACTACTGCCCGACCGCGCCCGCTTCCGTCTGCTGCGCGCCGTCGTGCCGAACCAGGTCGCGGCGGTCACCGACAAGGCCGTCCGGCAGGCCTACGAAAACCGTGCCGTCACCGAGATCGATAGGAGCTCGCAATGA
- a CDS encoding TetR/AcrR family transcriptional regulator: MGQANVGNGRRYAGLGPAERARQRRAALLDAAKDLFGTNGYRATSVKQVCARAGLTERYFYESFRDREAALAAVYDELVGGMRAATLEAIAKAERSEAVAARALAAFVDFLTADERRAQIVLIEVVGVSPELESRRHTVLTEFSELVTDVWLGERGPASLRRLTAVALVGGVNHLLIDWLLSGRTQQPAELVQACTTLFAGARDQLAPPTG; the protein is encoded by the coding sequence ATGGGACAGGCGAACGTAGGCAACGGGCGCCGCTACGCGGGCCTCGGCCCGGCTGAGCGTGCGCGGCAGCGGCGCGCCGCCCTGCTTGATGCCGCCAAGGACCTGTTCGGCACCAACGGATACCGCGCGACATCGGTGAAACAGGTCTGCGCCAGGGCGGGGCTGACCGAGCGATACTTCTACGAATCCTTCCGCGACCGCGAGGCCGCACTGGCCGCCGTGTACGACGAACTCGTGGGTGGCATGCGCGCGGCGACACTGGAGGCGATCGCCAAGGCGGAGCGGTCCGAGGCCGTTGCCGCCCGCGCGCTGGCCGCCTTCGTCGACTTCCTCACCGCTGATGAGCGGCGTGCCCAGATCGTGCTCATCGAGGTCGTCGGAGTCTCACCAGAACTGGAGAGCCGGCGCCACACCGTGCTGACCGAGTTCTCGGAACTGGTGACCGACGTGTGGCTGGGCGAGAGGGGGCCCGCCTCGTTGCGGCGGCTGACCGCGGTCGCGCTCGTCGGCGGGGTCAACCACCTGCTGATCGACTGGCTGCTCAGCGGAAGAACCCAGCAGCCGGCCGAGCTCGTGCAGGCCTGCACGACGCTGTTCGCCGGAGCCAGAGACCAGCTCGCCCCGCCTACCGGGTAG